A single genomic interval of uncultured Sphaerochaeta sp. harbors:
- the nfo gene encoding deoxyribonuclease IV, giving the protein MHTIGPHTSIAGGVQNAVIQASNLGANAFGMFTKNQRQWKSKDLETEAIQQFKSTMAELGFTAQQVLVHDSYLINLGNPDPEKRKKSLEAFIDELRRVEQLGLSLLNFHPGSHLGLVDIKESLSLVAQSIDIALSETDHAIAVIENTAGQGTNLGSSFEELAFLFGQCSKRERIGFCIDTCHAHAAGYSMGSPDQFDAAMDQFDSLIGLSHLKGMHLNDAKSSVGSHLDRHASLGMGTIGWATFEHIATDSRFENMPLILETVDSTLWEEEVFHLRFGGNR; this is encoded by the coding sequence ATGCATACCATAGGACCACATACCAGTATTGCCGGCGGTGTTCAAAACGCAGTCATCCAAGCTTCCAATCTTGGAGCCAATGCCTTCGGGATGTTTACCAAGAACCAACGGCAATGGAAATCCAAGGACTTGGAGACGGAAGCCATACAACAGTTCAAGTCTACCATGGCGGAGTTAGGTTTCACAGCACAACAGGTGCTGGTACACGATAGTTATCTCATCAACCTGGGCAATCCAGACCCTGAAAAACGGAAGAAGAGCTTGGAGGCTTTCATCGATGAACTGAGGAGGGTCGAACAACTTGGACTGAGCCTTCTTAATTTCCATCCCGGTTCACACTTGGGACTCGTTGATATCAAGGAGAGTCTTTCGCTGGTTGCCCAGAGCATCGATATTGCTCTCAGTGAAACTGATCATGCCATAGCAGTCATTGAGAACACTGCAGGACAGGGTACAAATCTGGGCTCGTCCTTTGAGGAGCTTGCCTTCCTCTTTGGACAATGCTCAAAGAGGGAGCGTATCGGCTTCTGCATCGACACCTGCCATGCCCATGCTGCAGGCTATTCCATGGGAAGCCCCGATCAGTTCGATGCGGCAATGGACCAGTTTGATTCACTTATTGGTCTCTCCCACCTCAAGGGAATGCACCTGAACGATGCAAAGAGCAGTGTCGGCAGTCATCTTGACCGTCATGCAAGCTTGGGAATGGGAACTATTGGATGGGCCACATTTGAACATATTGCCACCGATTCACGCTTTGAGAACATGCCCCTCATCCTTGAAACGGTAGACAGTACACTCTGGGAAGAGGAGGTTTTTCATCTCCGCTTTGGAGGAAACCGATGA
- a CDS encoding glycerophosphodiester phosphodiesterase family protein, which translates to MKRVFDRPLLFGHRGSSIDHPENTLASFADCLSHHIDGIELDVQRCKSGELVVIHDYHLQRVAGHPGKVAELTYQELTEIDIGNGEHVPLLSDVFALGGTDLYYDIEIKAPDTKNLGLERLLLEQIHHHGLESHCFVSSFNPFSLLRFKHMSKKTIPTALIYGDESGVPKILRHGFGRHITHPSYLKPSKEQIREAQSFGYQLCAWTVDDREEAKSLLDQGVMGIISNNPKALKDLFSV; encoded by the coding sequence ATGAAACGGGTATTTGACAGACCCCTGCTGTTCGGACACAGGGGTTCCTCGATTGACCATCCTGAAAATACTCTTGCCAGCTTTGCAGACTGCCTATCCCACCACATTGATGGGATTGAGCTGGACGTACAACGTTGTAAAAGCGGTGAGTTAGTCGTGATCCACGATTATCATCTACAGCGGGTGGCAGGCCACCCTGGCAAGGTGGCAGAACTCACATACCAAGAGTTGACAGAGATTGATATCGGCAATGGAGAACATGTCCCCTTGCTCTCTGATGTGTTTGCCTTAGGCGGTACTGACCTCTACTATGATATTGAGATCAAGGCCCCTGATACCAAGAACCTTGGATTGGAGCGCCTTCTGCTTGAGCAGATCCATCACCACGGTCTGGAATCCCATTGCTTCGTCAGCTCTTTCAATCCTTTCAGCTTGCTTAGATTCAAGCACATGAGCAAGAAAACCATCCCCACTGCTCTCATCTATGGTGATGAATCAGGGGTACCCAAAATACTCCGACACGGTTTTGGCAGGCATATCACCCACCCCTCCTATCTGAAACCATCAAAGGAGCAGATTAGGGAGGCGCAATCTTTCGGCTACCAGCTCTGCGCTTGGACCGTCGATGATAGAGAGGAGGCGAAATCTCTTCTTGATCAAGGA